A part of Deltaproteobacteria bacterium genomic DNA contains:
- a CDS encoding C39 family peptidase: protein MPANAIGSDLQSVPYDPTDPTEGPCGADEGQTPTPPTTCSKPVDEAVDAEPDLSTCYAGGWESTQKPGTTFSDGQHPGGFPTSNGYPIYVQGDQPWRNQKLGDASSKTIFQAGCAMTATAMAMSGMTGKTITPSAVDDYMKTHDGMNGSSLDWDKIGGAANPPIHVDRKTLTSNEMLKSVLDHAPVVFAINHSGGSGDQHWLVATGVTADGTGITATDPATGKVLTFKPNADGSKFECANAPYPGGARDYVMTGSAAVFSRS, encoded by the coding sequence ATGCCTGCCAATGCGATTGGTTCTGACCTTCAGTCCGTGCCGTACGACCCGACAGACCCGACAGAGGGCCCGTGCGGCGCGGACGAAGGCCAGACGCCAACTCCTCCGACGACGTGCTCGAAGCCGGTGGACGAGGCCGTCGACGCAGAGCCCGACCTCAGCACGTGCTACGCCGGCGGCTGGGAGTCCACGCAGAAGCCCGGCACCACCTTCTCCGACGGCCAGCATCCCGGCGGCTTTCCCACCAGCAACGGCTACCCGATCTACGTCCAGGGCGACCAGCCGTGGCGCAACCAGAAGCTCGGCGACGCCAGCAGCAAGACGATCTTCCAAGCTGGCTGCGCGATGACCGCCACCGCGATGGCGATGAGCGGCATGACGGGCAAGACCATCACGCCCAGCGCCGTCGATGACTACATGAAGACGCACGACGGCATGAACGGCAGCTCGCTCGACTGGGACAAGATCGGCGGCGCTGCGAATCCTCCCATCCACGTGGATCGAAAGACGCTCACCTCGAACGAGATGCTCAAGAGCGTCCTTGACCACGCACCCGTGGTCTTCGCGATCAACCATTCGGGTGGCTCGGGCGACCAGCACTGGCTGGTGGCCACCGGCGTCACGGCGGACGGAACGGGCATCACCGCCACCGACCCGGCCACGGGCAAGGTCCTCACTTTCAAGCCCAACGCGGACGGCAGCAAGTTCGAGTGCGCCAACGCGCCCTACCCCGGCGGCGCGCGCGACTACGTCATGACCGGCTCGGCCGCGGTCTTCAGCCGCAGCTGA